A window from Salarias fasciatus chromosome 11, fSalaFa1.1, whole genome shotgun sequence encodes these proteins:
- the LOC115396472 gene encoding free fatty acid receptor 3-like, which translates to MESVVKNEIILAVSIVSFLIGFPANLLALFAFSSKIHSKPHPTDILLLNLAVSDLLFLIILPLKMHEAASGMEWTLPNIMCSITAFIFFSSIHTSTLLLTAVSVVRYVAVVHPVSYHRLQKPMSTVVVGIVIWLTSAAHCSIVFITQHHPSRNNSHVCYKDFTEEQLRVLLPVRFEAFFLLSLIPLVICFYCYTHCIVVLCSRPRISSQKKQRAIGMALGTLAVFLICVLPFSLSHLWGYAQGESPSWRDYALLLCTLNTCIDPIISYFSSSAFRCTSRGFVLKRAGQVVPDQQRPCTTSGDE; encoded by the coding sequence ATGGAGTCTGTCGTAAAGAACGAGATCATTCTGGCGGTCAGCATCGTTTCCTTCCTGATCGGCTTCCCTGCCAATCTCCTGGCTCTCTTCGCCTTCAGTTCAAAGATCCACTCCAAACCACATCCGACAGACATCCTGCTGCTCAACCTGGCCGTCTCTGACCTGCTCTTCTTGATCATCCTCCCTCTCAAAATGCATGAAGCTGCTTCTGGCATGGAGTGGACCCTGCCGAACATCATGTGCTCCATCACcgccttcatttttttctcttcgaTCCATACCAGCACGCTGCTCCTAACAGCAGTCAGCGTGGTCCGCTACGTTGCAGTCGTGCACCCAGTCTCCTACCACAGGCTGCAGAAACCCATGTCCACGGTCGTGGTCGGTATTGTGATCTGGCTGACCTCTGCAGCTCACTGCAGCATTGTATTCatcacccagcaccacccatcCAGGAATAACTCTCACGTGTGCTACAAGGACTTCACAGAAGAGCAGCTGAGGGTCCTTCTACCAGTGCGTTTCGAGGCCTTCTTTCTGCTTTCCCTTATCCCTTTAGTAATTTGCTTTTACTGTTACACACACTGCATCGTGGTTCTGTGCAGCCGCCCCAGGATATCcagtcagaagaagcagagggCCATAGGCATGGCGCTGGGGACCCTCGCCGTCTTCCTCATTTGCGTTTTGCCATTTAGCTTGTCCCATTTATGGGGTTACGCACAGGGTGAGAGCCCAAGCTGGAGGGATTACGCCTTACTGCTCTGCACTTTAAACACATGTATCGATCCGATCATTTCttacttttcctcctctgcctttcGTTGCACTAGTAGAGGGTTCGTTCTCAAAAGAGCCGGACAAGTAGTTCCAGATCAACAAAGACCATGCACAACCTCTGGCGATGAGTAA
- the LOC115397088 gene encoding lens fiber membrane intrinsic protein-like, with translation MILSAMSCFAGIIAGILSFAHFSAFERFNCSFAAGIMFFISTLFVLLAMAIYTGVTVNFLGKRFGDWRFSWSYILGWVALLMTFFAGIFYMCAYRMHECRRVAGPR, from the exons ATGATCCTGTCCGCCATGTCTTGCTTCGCTGGCATCATTGCAGGAATCCTCTCATTTGCCCACTTCTCTGCTTTTGAGAGGTTCAACTGCTCATTCGCTGCCGGAATCATGTTCTTTATTTCAA CTCTCTTTGTACTGCTTGCAATGGCCATTTACACCGGGGTGACAGTGAATTTCCTGGGCAAGCGCTTTGGTGACTGGCGTTTCTCTTGGTCCTACATACTAGGCTGGGTGGCACTGCTCATGACCTTCTTTGCAG gTATATTCTACATGTGTGCCTACAGAATGCATGAGTGCAGAAGAGTGGCTGGCCCACGTTAA
- the LOC115396473 gene encoding free fatty acid receptor 2-like, with amino-acid sequence MESVIKSEIILAVSIVSFLIGFPANLLALFAFSSKIHSKPHPTDILLLNLAVSDLLFLIILPLKMHEAASGMVWTLPNFMCSITEFLFFSSIHTSTLLLTAVSVVRYVAVVHPVSYHRLQKPMYMVVIAIVIWLTSVAHCSIVFITQHHPSRNNSHVCFADFTEEQLRVLLPVRLEIFFLLSLIPLLICFYCYTHCIVVLYSHPRISSQKKQRAIGMALGTLAVFLVCVLPYSFSHLWGYAQGVSPSWRDYALLLCTLNTCIDPIISYFSSSAFRCTSRRLILRRAVQVVPDQQRPCTTSGDE; translated from the coding sequence ATGGAGTCTGTCATAAAGAGCGAGATCATTCTGGCGGTCAGCATCGTTTCCTTCCTGATCGGCTTCCCTGCCAATCTCCTGGCTCTCTTCGCCTTCAGTTCAAAGATCCACTCCAAACCACATCCGACAGACATCCTGCTGCTCAATCTGGCCGTCTCTGACCTGCTCTTCTTGATCATCCTCCCTCTCAAAATGCATGAAGCTGCTTCTGGCATGGTATGGACCCTGCCAAACTTCATGTGCTCCATcactgaatttctttttttctcttcgaTCCATACCAGCACGCTGCTCCTAACAGCAGTCAGCGTGGTCCGCTACGTTGCAGTCGTGCACCCAGTCTCCTACCACAGATTGCAGAAACCCATGTACATGGTAGTAATCGCCATTGTGATCTGGCTGACCTCTGTAGCTCACTGCAGCATTGTATTCatcacccagcaccacccatcCAGGAATAACTCTCACGTGTGCTTCGCGGACTTCACAGAAGAGCAGCTGAGGGTCCTTCTACCAGTGCGTTTGGAGATCTTCTTTCTGCTTTCCCTTATCCCTTTATTAATTTGCTTTTACTGTTACACACACTGCATCGTAGTTCTGTACAGCCACCCCAGGATATCcagtcagaagaagcagagggCCATAGGCATGGCGCTGGGGACCCTCGCCGTCTTTCTCGTTTGTGTTTTGCCGTATAGCTTCTCTCATTTATGGGGTTACGCACAGGGTGTGAGCCCAAGCTGGAGGGATTACGCCTTACTGCTCTGCACTTTAAACACATGTATCGATCCGATCATTTCttacttttcctcctctgcctttcGTTGCACTAGTAGAAGGCTCATTCTCAGAAGAGCTGTACAAGTAGTTCCAGATCAGCAAAGGCCATGCACAACCTCTGGCGATGAGTAA